From Emcibacter nanhaiensis, one genomic window encodes:
- a CDS encoding putative bifunctional diguanylate cyclase/phosphodiesterase, producing the protein MFTQSSDSLISKISYGQQNPVGKLIGELDWLEDNGQLQQALTKAASEFETTDLNWRFALPNLEEVSLYCRLIPLKNETGGLEKLVLLTADNSFEAAFERELERYTYYDSLTNLPNKHYFYEIIENRFGNDLPLGETAVLFINIFKLQRINESFGYEVGDELLREVAQLIQGCLPAEALLARFDGDKFVILLTDEDMQNAESEARALADSIHHELGRKIRLGKQYLQVAATIGISSGTSTLHNLINLIQDAHMAMQRINGLSSDRTLVYRPELKTRAQSLLRMEQELGHAIENKQLELHYQPIISLSTGAITGFEALTRWFHPERGTISPVEFIPIAEDTGLIMPMGRWCMNEACRQLSEWIRKYPAASSLKMNVNVSNIQIAEDDIVAVTRDALYQSGLQGDRLKLEITESALMDNSDLARDILLDLKSLNISLAIDDFGTGYSSLSYLNRFPADTLKIDRSFISQMNNSEDSLKIVHIITNLATTLGMDLVAEGIEEESQLSILRNLGCHAGQGYLFAKPLSAADAEELLKNSGPQAN; encoded by the coding sequence ATGTTCACCCAATCCAGCGACAGTCTGATTTCCAAAATCAGTTATGGACAACAGAATCCGGTCGGCAAGCTGATTGGCGAGCTCGACTGGCTTGAAGACAACGGCCAACTGCAGCAGGCTCTGACGAAAGCCGCCAGCGAATTCGAAACCACCGACCTGAACTGGCGCTTTGCCCTACCCAACCTGGAAGAAGTCTCCCTCTATTGCCGCCTGATTCCCCTGAAGAATGAGACCGGCGGCCTGGAAAAACTGGTCCTGTTGACCGCTGACAACAGCTTCGAGGCCGCCTTCGAGCGGGAACTGGAACGCTATACCTATTATGACAGCCTGACCAACCTGCCGAACAAACATTATTTTTACGAGATCATCGAAAACCGCTTTGGCAACGACCTGCCGCTGGGCGAAACAGCCGTCCTGTTCATCAATATCTTCAAGCTGCAGAGAATCAATGAAAGTTTCGGCTATGAGGTCGGCGATGAGCTGCTGCGGGAAGTCGCACAACTGATCCAGGGCTGCCTCCCCGCAGAAGCTCTGCTGGCGCGCTTCGACGGCGACAAATTCGTCATCCTCCTGACCGACGAAGACATGCAGAATGCTGAAAGTGAAGCCCGCGCCCTGGCAGACAGCATCCATCATGAACTGGGCCGCAAGATCAGGCTTGGCAAACAATATCTGCAGGTTGCCGCCACCATCGGCATTTCCTCCGGCACTTCCACGCTGCATAACCTGATCAACCTGATTCAGGACGCCCATATGGCCATGCAGCGAATCAACGGCCTCAGTTCCGACCGCACCTTGGTTTACCGCCCTGAACTGAAAACCCGCGCCCAGTCCCTGCTGCGCATGGAACAGGAACTCGGCCACGCCATAGAAAACAAGCAGCTGGAGCTTCACTATCAACCGATTATCAGTCTCAGCACCGGTGCCATCACGGGCTTTGAAGCCCTGACCAGGTGGTTCCATCCCGAGCGGGGCACGATCTCGCCGGTGGAATTCATTCCCATTGCCGAGGATACTGGTTTGATTATGCCCATGGGCCGCTGGTGCATGAACGAAGCCTGCCGGCAACTGAGCGAGTGGATCCGGAAATATCCCGCTGCCTCCTCGCTGAAAATGAATGTGAATGTGTCCAATATCCAGATTGCCGAGGACGATATTGTCGCCGTGACCCGGGATGCCCTATACCAGTCCGGCCTGCAGGGAGATCGTCTCAAGCTCGAGATTACCGAATCCGCCCTGATGGACAACTCCGACCTGGCCCGCGATATCCTGCTCGATCTGAAATCTCTGAATATCAGCCTGGCCATCGATGATTTCGGTACCGGTTATTCCTCCCTCAGTTACCTCAACCGTTTTCCCGCTGACACCCTGAAGATCGACCGGTCCTTCATCAGCCAGATGAACAACAGTGAAGACAGCCTGAAGATCGTGCATATTATTACCAACCTGGCCACCACCCTTGGCATGGACCTGGTGGCCGAGGGCATCGAGGAAGAATCCCAGCTCAGCATATTACGCAACCTGGGATGCCACGCCGGACAAGGCTATCTTTTTGCCAAACCCCTGTCCGCCGCCGATGCCGAAGAACTGCTGAAAAACTCCGGTCCGCAGGCAAATTAA
- the gyrA gene encoding DNA gyrase subunit A, translating into MKTSYLDYAMSVIVSRALPDVRDGLKPVHRRILYSMYENGYDWTKPYRKSARVVGDVMGKYHPHGDSAIYEAMVRMSQDFSLRLPLIDGQGNFGSMDGDKAAAMRYTEARMDKAAGGLLEDIDKDTVDFHPNYDESEHEPGVLPARFPNLLVNGAGGIAVGMATNIPPHNLGEVLDACCALVDNPETSLEELIEIVPGPDFPTGGLIMGSSGARQAAMTGRGSIVMRGKTHVEEIRQGREAIIVTEVPYQVNKARMIEHIADVVRNKRIEGISEIRDESDRQGVRVVIEIKRDAVPEVVLNQLFRYTPLQTSFGSNTLALNNGRPQVMNLRDILEAFIRFREEVITRRTKFKLGKARDRAHVLVGLVIAVNNLDKIVAMIRKAPNPAAAREALMAEEWDAVDVESYINLINEPGRGVVDGKYILTETQVRAILELRLHRLTALGREEIGGELQQLAEEIEEYLEILRSREKLYGIMRDEFVAYREAFANPRRTEIVPAEFGDIDDEDLIQKEDMVVTVTHSGYIKRVPLTTYRAQRRGGKGRSGMQTKEEDFLQNVFVANTHTPVLFFSNLGQVYKLKVWKLPPGTPQSKGKALINILPLQQDETISTILPLPEDEDSWGELHAVFATSKGNIRRNLLSDFSNVRANGKIAIKLSEGDKLIGVAACEESDDVLMAAKGGKCIRFNATAVRLFKGRNSDGVRGIRLAEGDEVVSMSILKGTDIVMEERDNYLRYANALRRGEEPELPEGMGEDRVAELQAQEEFILSVTVNGYGKRTSAYEYRVTNRGGQGIVNIETSERNGDVIGAFPIEEQDQLMMVTDQGRLIRVPVHDVRIAGRNTQGVTLFKVGDDEHIVSVERVTDTGDEEEEEGEENGAAGEDTASAAPEGEAEE; encoded by the coding sequence ATGAAAACCTCCTATCTCGATTACGCCATGAGCGTGATCGTGAGCCGCGCCCTGCCGGACGTGCGTGACGGCCTGAAACCGGTGCATCGCCGAATCCTCTACAGCATGTATGAAAACGGCTATGACTGGACCAAGCCCTACCGCAAGTCGGCCCGCGTGGTCGGTGACGTCATGGGTAAATACCACCCGCACGGGGACAGCGCCATTTACGAGGCCATGGTCCGCATGTCGCAGGACTTCTCCCTGCGCCTGCCGCTGATCGACGGCCAGGGCAACTTCGGCTCCATGGACGGCGACAAGGCCGCCGCCATGCGTTACACCGAAGCGCGCATGGACAAGGCCGCCGGCGGCCTGCTGGAAGACATCGACAAGGACACAGTCGATTTCCATCCCAACTATGACGAATCCGAACATGAACCCGGGGTTTTGCCGGCCCGCTTCCCGAACCTGCTGGTCAACGGCGCGGGCGGGATCGCCGTCGGTATGGCGACCAATATTCCGCCCCATAACCTGGGCGAGGTGCTGGACGCCTGTTGTGCGCTGGTGGACAATCCGGAAACCAGCCTAGAGGAACTGATCGAGATTGTGCCGGGGCCGGACTTTCCGACCGGCGGCCTGATCATGGGCTCTTCCGGCGCCCGCCAGGCGGCGATGACGGGCCGCGGCTCCATCGTCATGCGCGGCAAGACCCATGTGGAGGAAATCCGCCAGGGCCGCGAAGCCATCATCGTCACCGAGGTGCCCTATCAGGTCAACAAGGCGCGCATGATCGAACATATCGCCGATGTGGTCCGCAATAAACGCATTGAAGGCATTTCCGAAATCCGCGACGAGTCCGACCGCCAGGGCGTGCGCGTGGTGATCGAGATTAAGCGCGACGCGGTGCCGGAAGTGGTGCTTAACCAGTTGTTCCGCTATACCCCGCTGCAGACCAGCTTTGGCTCCAACACCCTGGCGCTGAACAACGGCCGGCCGCAGGTGATGAACCTGCGCGATATCCTGGAGGCCTTTATCCGCTTCCGCGAGGAAGTGATTACCCGCCGCACCAAGTTCAAGCTCGGCAAGGCAAGGGACCGGGCTCATGTGTTGGTCGGCCTGGTGATTGCGGTCAACAACCTGGACAAGATTGTCGCCATGATCCGCAAGGCGCCGAACCCGGCCGCCGCCCGCGAGGCCCTGATGGCCGAGGAATGGGATGCGGTTGATGTGGAAAGCTATATCAACCTGATCAACGAACCGGGCCGCGGCGTGGTTGACGGCAAATATATCCTGACCGAGACCCAGGTCCGGGCGATCCTGGAACTGCGCCTGCATCGTCTGACCGCGCTGGGCCGGGAAGAAATCGGCGGCGAACTGCAACAGCTGGCCGAGGAAATCGAGGAATATCTGGAAATCCTGCGCTCCAGAGAAAAACTCTACGGCATCATGCGTGACGAGTTTGTCGCCTACCGCGAAGCCTTCGCCAACCCGCGCCGCACCGAAATCGTCCCGGCCGAATTCGGCGATATCGATGACGAGGACCTGATCCAGAAGGAAGACATGGTCGTGACCGTGACCCACTCGGGCTACATCAAGCGGGTGCCTCTCACCACCTACCGGGCCCAGCGGCGTGGCGGCAAGGGGCGCAGCGGCATGCAGACCAAAGAGGAGGATTTCCTCCAGAACGTCTTTGTCGCCAACACCCATACGCCGGTGCTGTTTTTCTCGAATCTGGGGCAGGTCTATAAGCTCAAGGTCTGGAAGCTGCCCCCGGGCACGCCGCAGTCCAAGGGCAAGGCCCTGATCAATATCCTGCCGCTGCAGCAGGACGAAACCATTTCCACCATCCTGCCGCTGCCGGAGGATGAGGACAGCTGGGGCGAGCTGCATGCGGTCTTTGCCACCTCCAAGGGCAATATCCGCCGCAACCTGCTCAGCGATTTCTCCAACGTCCGCGCCAACGGCAAGATCGCCATCAAGCTCAGCGAAGGGGACAAGCTGATCGGGGTCGCTGCCTGCGAGGAGAGCGATGATGTGCTGATGGCGGCCAAGGGCGGCAAATGTATCCGCTTCAACGCCACCGCGGTGCGCCTGTTCAAAGGCCGCAACTCCGACGGGGTGCGCGGTATCCGGCTGGCCGAGGGCGATGAAGTGGTGTCCATGTCGATCCTCAAAGGCACCGACATTGTCATGGAAGAGCGCGATAACTACCTGAGGTACGCCAATGCCCTGCGCCGCGGCGAGGAGCCGGAACTGCCGGAAGGTATGGGCGAAGACCGGGTTGCCGAACTGCAGGCGCAGGAGGAATTCATCCTCAGCGTTACCGTCAACGGCTATGGCAAGCGGACCTCGGCCTATGAATATCGCGTGACCAACCGCGGCGGCCAGGGCATCGTCAATATCGAGACCTCGGAACGTAACGGCGACGTCATCGGGGCCTTCCCGATCGAGGAGCAGGACCAGCTGATGATGGTGACCGACCAGGGCCGCCTGATCCGGGTGCCGGTTCACGACGTCCGCATCGCCGGCCGCAACACCCAGGGCGTGACCCTGTTCAAGGTCGGTGACGATGAACATATCGTGTCCGTGGAACGGGTGACAGATACCGGCGATGAGGAAGAGGAAGAAGGCGAGGAAAATGGTGCGGCCGGCGAAGACACCGCTTCTGCAGCGCCTGAAGGTGAAGCCGAGGAGTAA
- a CDS encoding S24 family peptidase, which produces MDYNRYYKQIREKLDHLIRTSAAEDYASVSALIGKNHAYIQQYIKRGVPKCLNDLDLAKIIDHFGLAADYFGSPADFPTPSVSGENLPGDFSPDDYVLVNVYDIHAAAGAGAFAENNDIHNRLAFRKSWIRTSSNATPESLAVITVSGDSMSPTLQDGDHILVDMSERQIRNDGIYVLRNDDMLLVKRVSINPVTKLCTIKSDNPQYDSWSDCEPDALDILGRIIWMGRKI; this is translated from the coding sequence GTGGACTACAACAGATATTACAAGCAGATCAGAGAAAAACTGGACCATTTGATCCGGACCAGTGCGGCCGAGGATTATGCCTCGGTTTCTGCCCTGATCGGCAAAAACCACGCCTATATCCAGCAATATATCAAACGCGGCGTTCCCAAATGCCTCAACGACCTCGACCTGGCGAAAATCATTGATCACTTCGGACTTGCCGCCGACTATTTCGGCTCGCCGGCGGATTTCCCGACCCCTTCCGTCTCCGGCGAAAATCTTCCCGGCGACTTTTCCCCTGACGACTATGTGCTGGTCAATGTCTATGACATTCATGCCGCCGCCGGCGCTGGGGCGTTTGCCGAAAATAACGACATCCACAATCGTCTTGCCTTCCGCAAAAGCTGGATCAGGACCAGTTCAAACGCCACGCCGGAAAGCCTGGCGGTCATCACCGTCTCCGGCGACAGCATGTCCCCCACTCTGCAGGACGGCGACCATATTCTTGTCGATATGAGCGAGCGACAGATCCGCAATGACGGCATTTATGTGCTGAGGAACGATGACATGCTGCTGGTGAAGCGGGTTTCCATTAATCCCGTTACCAAACTCTGCACCATCAAAAGCGATAACCCCCAATACGACTCCTGGTCCGACTGCGAACCCGATGCCCTCGACATCCTCGGCCGCATCATCTGGATGGGCCGGAAAATCTAG
- a CDS encoding putative 2OG-Fe(II) oxygenase — MSQAVEKIPLFPVEIYRTEIEDHVSLNRDLMALLQQLRTESKGITRTNVGGWHSDLDLHRQGHDAVTRLMDSVLEVGEQACRDILPGLPPLQKDDWHIESWLNANDQNAYNNWHDHVSYHRDHSTVWAGVYYVNGGEPHGDKPPEGEIVFRDDFLGPDKEIYAPARGIRTIELAPRTGSFFIFPAWLRHYVKPYRGLGERVSLAFNLAHPAIDVGIRPEFRRFSRAWQKFPDLMKKLRKVSPIEL, encoded by the coding sequence ATGTCTCAGGCAGTTGAAAAAATCCCGCTGTTTCCGGTGGAGATATACCGGACCGAAATAGAAGACCATGTTTCCCTGAACCGGGACCTCATGGCGCTGTTGCAACAGCTCAGGACCGAGAGTAAAGGGATCACAAGGACCAATGTCGGCGGCTGGCATTCGGATCTGGACCTGCACCGGCAGGGGCATGATGCGGTGACCCGACTCATGGACAGCGTCCTTGAGGTGGGAGAACAGGCCTGCCGCGATATCCTGCCCGGCCTGCCGCCTTTGCAAAAAGATGACTGGCATATAGAATCCTGGCTTAACGCCAACGACCAGAATGCCTACAATAACTGGCACGATCATGTCAGCTATCATCGCGATCACAGTACCGTCTGGGCCGGCGTCTATTATGTGAACGGCGGCGAGCCGCACGGCGATAAACCGCCGGAAGGCGAAATTGTGTTCCGGGATGATTTCCTCGGCCCGGACAAGGAAATCTATGCTCCGGCGCGGGGCATACGCACCATTGAGCTGGCGCCCCGGACCGGCAGCTTTTTCATCTTTCCGGCCTGGCTCCGGCATTATGTGAAGCCCTATCGCGGCCTTGGCGAACGGGTGTCCCTCGCCTTCAACCTGGCCCACCCGGCCATAGACGTCGGCATCCGGCCGGAATTCCGCCGCTTCTCCCGGGCGTGGCAGAAGTTCCCGGACCTGATGAAAAAGCTCCGGAAAGTCTCCCCGATCGAACTTTAG
- the tgt gene encoding tRNA guanosine(34) transglycosylase Tgt produces MKDNFKLKIEATDGNARTGVLKTWRGDIRTPAFMPVGTAATVKAMKPETVRETGADILLGNTYHLMLRPTAERIHNLGGLHKFMNWERPILTDSGGFQVMSLAQLRKITEEGVAFQSHIDGSKHMLSPERSMEIQRLLGSNIVMAFDECTPYPATKQETADSMRLSMRWARRSFDAFHNGSVHAAKNALFGIVQGGVFEDLRLESIDALRDMGFHGLAVGGLAVGEGQEVMFEVLDYTMPKMPTDVPRYLMGVGKPDDIVGAVERGIDMFDCVLPTRSGRTAQGFTRRGTVNLKNARHTDDPRPLDEECGCDACSKYSRAYLSHLIRSGEILGAMLLTEHNLTYFQDLMQGLRDAIAAGKLSDFVADFHARRALGDIEPL; encoded by the coding sequence ATGAAAGACAATTTCAAACTGAAGATCGAGGCCACTGACGGCAACGCCCGCACCGGGGTGCTGAAGACCTGGCGCGGCGACATCCGCACCCCGGCCTTCATGCCGGTCGGCACGGCGGCGACGGTCAAGGCCATGAAGCCGGAAACGGTGCGCGAGACCGGGGCCGATATCCTGCTCGGCAATACCTATCACCTGATGCTGCGCCCCACAGCGGAGCGAATCCATAACCTCGGCGGGTTGCATAAATTTATGAACTGGGAACGGCCGATCCTGACCGATTCCGGCGGCTTCCAGGTGATGTCGCTGGCCCAGTTGCGCAAAATCACCGAGGAGGGCGTCGCCTTCCAGTCCCATATCGACGGCAGCAAGCATATGCTCAGCCCGGAGCGCAGCATGGAGATCCAGCGCCTGCTCGGCTCCAACATCGTCATGGCGTTTGACGAATGCACGCCCTATCCGGCGACCAAGCAGGAAACCGCCGACAGCATGCGGCTCAGCATGCGCTGGGCGCGGCGCTCGTTTGACGCCTTCCATAACGGCTCCGTGCATGCGGCAAAGAACGCCCTGTTCGGCATTGTCCAGGGCGGCGTGTTCGAGGACCTGCGCCTTGAATCCATCGACGCGCTTCGGGACATGGGCTTCCACGGGCTGGCCGTCGGCGGCCTTGCGGTAGGCGAGGGGCAGGAGGTGATGTTCGAGGTGCTGGACTATACCATGCCCAAGATGCCGACCGACGTTCCCCGCTACCTGATGGGCGTGGGCAAGCCCGACGATATTGTCGGCGCCGTTGAGCGCGGCATCGACATGTTCGACTGCGTATTGCCGACCCGGTCCGGGCGCACCGCCCAGGGCTTTACCCGGCGCGGCACCGTAAACCTGAAGAATGCCCGCCACACGGACGATCCCCGGCCGCTGGACGAGGAATGCGGCTGTGACGCCTGCAGCAAATACAGCCGGGCATATCTCAGCCATCTGATCCGCAGCGGGGAGATTCTCGGCGCCATGCTGCTGACCGAGCATAACCTGACTTATTTCCAGGACCTGATGCAGGGTTTGCGGGATGCGATTGCGGCCGGAAAACTGTCTGATTTCGTTGCCGATTTCCACGCGAGACGGGCACTTGGCGACATTGAACCCCTATAG
- a CDS encoding acyl-CoA thioesterase, protein MSSPEKSCKRQPTIRTIPNISNLNSNGHIFGGWILAQMDSAGGVEAIRYVGGPVATVAVEAMKFHAPVLPGDWLSVYTEVARVGTTSITIKIEVTVMRQGEEEEITVTEGDYIFVALDENHRPKKIEQP, encoded by the coding sequence ATGAGCTCTCCTGAAAAATCCTGCAAAAGACAGCCGACGATCCGGACGATTCCCAATATTTCCAACCTCAATTCCAACGGTCATATATTCGGCGGCTGGATCCTGGCCCAGATGGACTCGGCCGGCGGCGTGGAAGCCATCCGCTATGTGGGCGGACCGGTAGCCACCGTTGCTGTGGAAGCGATGAAATTTCACGCCCCGGTGCTGCCCGGCGACTGGCTCAGCGTCTATACCGAGGTCGCCCGGGTGGGAACCACCTCGATCACCATCAAGATAGAGGTCACGGTCATGCGCCAGGGCGAAGAAGAAGAAATAACAGTCACCGAGGGCGACTATATCTTTGTCGCCCTCGATGAAAACCACAGGCCCAAGAAGATTGAGCAGCCCTAG
- a CDS encoding peptidylprolyl isomerase produces the protein MMKTFFRALVAFILFTAGAKAMDLDLENTLYLDLKDGRVVIEMYPDKAPKHVARIKELVREGFYDGLKFHRVIPGFMAQTGDPLGNGTGGSGQNLPAEFNDMPHLRGTVSMARAMDPNSADSQFFICFEHAPHLDGQYTVWGRVVDGMQYVDNIKIGEGPGFTDPDIIVKMQVAADVKE, from the coding sequence ATGATGAAAACATTTTTCAGGGCGCTGGTCGCCTTTATCTTATTTACGGCAGGAGCAAAAGCCATGGACTTGGACCTCGAGAACACCCTGTATCTGGACCTGAAAGACGGCCGGGTTGTTATTGAAATGTATCCGGACAAGGCCCCGAAACATGTGGCCCGGATCAAGGAACTGGTCCGCGAAGGCTTTTACGACGGCCTGAAATTCCACCGGGTGATCCCGGGCTTCATGGCCCAGACCGGTGATCCGCTCGGTAACGGCACCGGCGGCTCCGGCCAGAACCTGCCGGCCGAGTTCAACGATATGCCGCACCTGCGCGGCACCGTGTCCATGGCCCGCGCCATGGACCCCAACAGCGCCGACAGCCAGTTCTTCATCTGCTTTGAGCATGCCCCGCACCTGGACGGCCAGTATACGGTCTGGGGCCGGGTGGTTGACGGCATGCAGTATGTGGACAACATCAAAATCGGCGAAGGCCCGGGCTTCACGGATCCCGACATCATCGTCAAGATGCAGGTTGCTGCCGACGTGAAGGAATAA
- the ssb gene encoding single-stranded DNA-binding protein — protein MAGSVNKVILVGNLGRDPEVRHTQDGSPVVNLSLATSETWKDRMTGERKERTEWHRVVIFNENLCRVAEQYLKKGSTVYIEGALQTRKWTDQSGQEKYTTEVVLQKYRGELTMLGGRNEGSSGGGFSSGGDDFGGGSSGGGYGGGSGGGSAPSGGGDMDDEIPF, from the coding sequence ATGGCAGGAAGTGTCAATAAAGTCATTCTGGTGGGGAATCTGGGCCGTGATCCGGAAGTGCGCCATACCCAGGACGGCTCACCGGTGGTGAACCTGAGCCTGGCGACGTCCGAGACCTGGAAAGACCGGATGACCGGGGAGCGCAAGGAGCGGACCGAATGGCACCGGGTAGTGATTTTTAACGAGAATCTGTGCCGGGTGGCCGAGCAGTATCTGAAAAAAGGCTCCACCGTCTATATCGAGGGCGCGCTGCAGACCCGCAAATGGACCGATCAGTCAGGCCAGGAAAAATACACCACCGAGGTGGTGCTGCAGAAATACCGCGGCGAGCTGACCATGCTCGGCGGCCGAAATGAAGGCTCTTCCGGTGGCGGCTTCTCCAGCGGTGGTGATGACTTCGGCGGCGGCTCCTCCGGTGGCGGCTATGGTGGCGGCTCCGGGGGCGGATCAGCCCCGTCCGGCGGCGGCGACATGGATGACGAAATCCCGTTCTAG
- the queA gene encoding tRNA preQ1(34) S-adenosylmethionine ribosyltransferase-isomerase QueA: MKVDLFDFELPRELIALRPAADRAGARFLVVKGNELEDRQVSDIVDYLRPGDVMVFNDTRVIPARLTGKRRDAKIELTLHMNAGEGCWKAFAKPAKKLKPGDVINFQDKLAAEVLEKGEAGEVTLQFDRQGTALREALDEVGVMPLPPYIASQRPVDEQDLSDYQTVYSEKDGAVAAPTAGLHFTDELLAKIDDAGVERLTVTLHVGAGTFLPVKAEDTEEHKMHAEWGEITPEVADKINAAHARGNRVIAVGTTSLRLLESATDEQGVTRPFSADTDIFITPGYRFRCVDVLMTNFHLPKSTLFMLVSAFAGFDNMKAAYAHAIDEGYRFYSYGDSSLLCREDQICRK; the protein is encoded by the coding sequence TTGAAAGTCGACCTGTTTGATTTCGAGCTCCCCCGGGAGCTGATTGCCCTCCGCCCCGCCGCCGACCGCGCCGGGGCGCGCTTTCTTGTGGTCAAGGGCAATGAACTGGAAGACCGGCAGGTCAGCGACATTGTCGACTATCTCCGGCCCGGCGATGTGATGGTTTTCAACGATACCCGGGTGATTCCGGCCAGGCTCACCGGCAAACGGCGCGACGCCAAGATCGAACTGACCCTGCATATGAATGCGGGCGAGGGGTGCTGGAAGGCCTTTGCCAAACCGGCCAAGAAGCTGAAACCGGGCGACGTGATCAATTTCCAGGACAAGCTCGCCGCCGAAGTGCTGGAAAAGGGCGAGGCCGGGGAAGTGACCCTGCAGTTTGACCGCCAGGGCACCGCGCTCCGCGAGGCGCTGGATGAGGTCGGCGTGATGCCGTTGCCGCCCTATATTGCCTCACAGCGACCGGTGGACGAGCAGGATTTGTCGGATTACCAGACCGTCTATAGTGAAAAGGACGGCGCCGTGGCAGCGCCGACCGCTGGTCTGCATTTTACCGACGAGCTTCTGGCGAAGATTGATGATGCCGGGGTCGAGCGGCTGACCGTGACCCTGCATGTGGGCGCCGGCACCTTCCTGCCGGTCAAGGCCGAGGATACCGAAGAGCACAAGATGCACGCCGAATGGGGCGAGATTACCCCGGAGGTGGCGGACAAAATCAATGCGGCGCACGCACGGGGAAACCGGGTGATTGCCGTCGGTACCACGTCGCTGCGGCTGCTGGAAAGTGCCACCGACGAGCAGGGCGTGACCCGGCCGTTTTCTGCCGATACGGATATTTTCATCACCCCCGGCTACAGGTTCCGTTGCGTCGATGTGCTGATGACCAATTTCCACCTGCCGAAATCGACCCTGTTCATGCTGGTCAGCGCCTTTGCCGGGTTCGACAATATGAAAGCCGCTTACGCGCACGCCATTGACGAGGGCTATCGTTTCTATTCCTATGGTGACAGCAGCCTGCTGTGCCGGGAGGACCAGATATGCCGGAAATGA
- the coaD gene encoding pantetheine-phosphate adenylyltransferase, with product MSKHSEVVGLYPGTFDPITLGHMDIIKRAARLVDRLVLGISTNPSKNPLFPLEERVELVKAETAFIEKEHNMVIEVKPFSSLLMTYAEEIGATMIFRGLRAVSDFEYEFQMTAMNYKLNPDVETVFLMADPSYQAIASRLVKEIASFDGDISAFVTPNVREKVLEKMGKAV from the coding sequence ATGAGCAAACATAGCGAAGTCGTCGGCCTTTATCCCGGCACCTTTGATCCCATCACCCTGGGGCATATGGATATCATCAAGCGGGCCGCCCGGCTGGTGGACCGTCTGGTGCTGGGCATTTCCACCAATCCGTCCAAGAATCCGCTGTTTCCGCTGGAAGAACGGGTGGAACTGGTGAAGGCGGAGACCGCCTTCATCGAAAAAGAGCATAATATGGTCATCGAGGTGAAGCCCTTCTCCAGCCTGCTGATGACCTATGCCGAGGAAATCGGCGCCACCATGATCTTTCGCGGGCTCCGCGCCGTATCAGACTTTGAATATGAATTCCAGATGACGGCCATGAACTACAAGCTCAACCCGGATGTGGAGACGGTCTTCCTGATGGCGGACCCGTCCTACCAGGCCATTGCTTCGCGCCTGGTCAAGGAAATTGCCTCTTTTGACGGGGACATCTCTGCCTTTGTTACGCCAAATGTGCGTGAAAAAGTGTTGGAAAAGATGGGGAAAGCTGTATAA
- a CDS encoding antibiotic biosynthesis monooxygenase, with product MFAQAVNTSEFCPAAEDNEPVTVTIARKVRPGKEVAYEQWAKDISAAARRFCGHQSLSILRPSPATGGKYVFMLHFDTREHERAWEDSAVRAEYLQKLEDDGLVEGETEINLASGFEFWFPMAEVPSAAPPPRWKMVTLVIPTVILLVMLVNYLFHPIYANWPGELRLVVQCIFQVLLMTYVIMPRLISLFRFWLYPQKVGGKD from the coding sequence ATGTTCGCACAAGCAGTAAACACATCTGAGTTTTGTCCCGCCGCCGAAGACAATGAGCCGGTAACGGTAACCATTGCCCGCAAGGTAAGACCCGGCAAGGAAGTCGCTTACGAGCAGTGGGCAAAGGATATTTCCGCTGCCGCCCGGCGTTTCTGCGGCCACCAGAGCCTGAGCATCCTGCGGCCGAGCCCGGCGACCGGCGGAAAATATGTCTTCATGCTGCATTTCGATACCCGCGAACATGAACGGGCCTGGGAAGACTCCGCAGTGCGGGCCGAATATCTGCAAAAGCTGGAGGACGACGGACTGGTTGAAGGCGAGACCGAAATCAACCTGGCGTCCGGTTTTGAGTTCTGGTTCCCGATGGCCGAAGTGCCCAGCGCCGCCCCGCCGCCGCGCTGGAAAATGGTGACCCTTGTGATCCCGACCGTGATCCTGCTGGTTATGCTGGTCAATTACCTGTTCCACCCGATTTATGCCAACTGGCCGGGGGAACTCAGGCTCGTTGTGCAGTGTATCTTCCAGGTGCTGCTGATGACCTATGTGATTATGCCGCGACTGATCTCGCTGTTCCGGTTCTGGCTTTATCCGCAGAAGGTTGGTGGAAAAGACTAG